A portion of the Faecalibacterium sp. I3-3-89 genome contains these proteins:
- the argS gene encoding arginine--tRNA ligase, which translates to MTDFEKTYQNYNPRQTALDEARALLTAAAKAAMADGALPEAELPAFIVEIPADVKNGDIASNIAMAGARTWRKAPKMIADALIAHLPDLTGGVFAKVEVAGPGFINLFLAPSFWAGVVLGACANKEYGRTDHGKGAKYNVEFVSANPTGPMHMGNARGGALGDCLAAVLDWSGYDVTREFYINDAGNQIQKFGKSLAVRYLQQYCGEEAYPLPAECYQGGDIKVLAGEFAEQNGDKYVAACKGMDEETLFESEAFAALKDALVAYALPKNIAALKRDLGKYRIDYDVWFHESTLHESGAVLAVVDKLLELGACYKAEDGAVMYRSAQYAAKYGTVNKKKTDDGTEEEAKDEVLVRANGIPTYFAADIAYHYNKLATRGFAKAIDVWGADHHGHVARMKGAMDAIGLHGEDLDVVLMQMVNLMRDGQPVRMSKRTGNAITLTDLLEEVPIDSARFLFNMHDAGSGIDFDLDQAVKTDNDNPVYYVQYAHARICSILKKMESEGVAFAGAEQIDATLLTEPSEMDLIRMLAAYPQEIVMAAEKYDPSRINRFVIDLASAFHRFYGSCRIQGADPAVQQARLALCIGVKNVIFNALTMFKINVPEKM; encoded by the coding sequence ATGACCGACTTTGAAAAGACCTACCAGAACTACAACCCCCGGCAGACCGCGCTGGACGAGGCCCGTGCCCTGCTGACTGCCGCCGCCAAGGCTGCAATGGCCGACGGTGCTCTGCCCGAGGCTGAGCTGCCCGCCTTCATCGTGGAGATCCCCGCCGACGTCAAGAACGGCGACATCGCTTCCAACATCGCCATGGCCGGTGCACGCACCTGGCGCAAGGCCCCCAAGATGATCGCCGACGCCCTCATCGCCCACCTGCCCGACCTGACCGGCGGCGTCTTTGCCAAGGTCGAGGTGGCCGGCCCCGGCTTCATCAACCTCTTCCTTGCCCCCTCCTTCTGGGCCGGCGTCGTGCTGGGTGCCTGCGCAAACAAGGAGTATGGCCGCACCGACCACGGCAAGGGCGCAAAGTACAATGTGGAGTTCGTCTCCGCCAACCCCACCGGCCCCATGCACATGGGCAACGCCCGCGGCGGCGCTCTGGGCGACTGTCTGGCCGCTGTCCTCGACTGGTCGGGCTACGACGTGACCCGCGAGTTCTATATCAATGACGCGGGCAACCAGATCCAGAAGTTCGGCAAGAGCCTCGCCGTCCGCTATCTCCAGCAGTACTGCGGCGAGGAGGCCTATCCCCTGCCCGCCGAGTGCTATCAGGGCGGTGACATCAAGGTTCTGGCCGGTGAGTTTGCCGAGCAGAACGGTGACAAGTACGTCGCTGCCTGCAAGGGGATGGACGAGGAGACCCTCTTTGAGAGCGAGGCCTTCGCCGCCCTCAAGGACGCCCTCGTGGCCTACGCCCTGCCCAAGAACATCGCTGCCCTCAAGCGCGACCTCGGCAAGTACCGCATCGACTACGACGTCTGGTTCCACGAGAGCACCCTCCACGAGTCCGGCGCTGTGCTGGCCGTGGTGGACAAGCTGCTGGAGCTGGGGGCCTGCTATAAGGCCGAGGACGGCGCTGTGATGTACCGCAGCGCCCAGTACGCCGCCAAGTACGGCACCGTCAACAAGAAGAAGACCGACGACGGCACCGAGGAGGAGGCCAAGGACGAGGTCCTCGTCCGCGCCAACGGCATCCCCACCTACTTTGCCGCCGACATCGCCTACCACTACAACAAGCTGGCCACCCGCGGCTTTGCCAAGGCCATCGACGTCTGGGGTGCAGACCACCACGGCCATGTCGCCCGCATGAAGGGCGCTATGGACGCCATCGGCCTCCACGGCGAGGACCTCGACGTCGTCCTGATGCAGATGGTCAACCTGATGCGGGACGGCCAGCCCGTCCGTATGTCCAAGCGCACCGGCAATGCCATCACCCTGACCGACCTGCTGGAAGAGGTGCCCATCGACAGCGCCCGCTTCCTGTTCAATATGCACGACGCCGGCAGCGGCATCGACTTCGACCTCGATCAGGCCGTCAAGACCGACAACGACAACCCGGTCTACTACGTCCAGTACGCACACGCCCGCATCTGCTCCATCCTCAAGAAGATGGAGAGCGAGGGCGTGGCCTTCGCAGGCGCGGAGCAGATCGATGCCACCCTGCTGACCGAGCCGTCTGAGATGGACCTCATCCGGATGCTGGCCGCCTACCCGCAGGAGATCGTCATGGCCGCCGAGAAGTACGACCCCAGCCGCATCAACCGCTTCGTCATCGACCTCGCCAGCGCCTTCCACCGCTTCTACGGCAGCTGCCGCATTCAGGGCGCAGACCCCGCCGTCCAGCAGGCCCGTCTGGCCCTCTGCATCGGCGTCAAGAATGTCATCTTCAACGCACTGACCATGTTCAAGATCAATGTCCCTGAGAAGATGTAA